One region of Wyeomyia smithii strain HCP4-BCI-WySm-NY-G18 chromosome 3, ASM2978416v1, whole genome shotgun sequence genomic DNA includes:
- the LOC129727795 gene encoding probable maltase has product MKTLGLLLAMALVGSGATLDWWEHGNFYQIYPRSFKDSDGDGIGDLDGITQNLAYLKELGMDGVWLSPIFESPMRDFGYDISSFYRIQPEYGDLSAFGRLVNKTKELGLRLILDFVPNHTSDKHEFFNLSVHRVEPYTNYYVWHPGVEGPNGTRVPPSNWISVFRGSAWEWNDIRKEFYLHQFLKEQPDLNYRNPAVVEEMKNVLRFWLDRGVGGFRIDAVPYLFESAEVSGRYRDEPLSRATDDPENPAYLVHTQTFDQPETFDMAYQWRAVLDEYSVRDNNTRIMMTEGYSTVDKVVELFGNSTVNGSNIPFNFQLMSILNKNSTAADFARAVNIWLNALPAGRRSNWVLGNHDNPRIGTRLGKNKIDLYNIALQTLPDIAVTYYGEEIGMLDQYIPWEKTIDPAGCRTSPETFTQYSRDPVRTPMQWNSKRNAGFSLANQTWLPASDNYRHLNVYQQSRARKSHLKIFKQLTKFRKGPILSLGDFDMRLVNKQLVAYQRNLKNVGFVVVVLNFAKQPQRINLPSVFGKLPRHLQVVTSSLQVRTADRSRINPRTYRLAGESGIVLLHRHPKRKPAVLRN; this is encoded by the exons ATGAAAACGTTGGGCCTTTTATTGGCAATGGCACTGGTCGGATCCGGTGCCACCCTCGATTGGTGGGAACATGGTAACTTCTACCAAATATACCCTCGTTCGTTCAAGGATTCTGACGGCGATGGCATTGGAGATCTCGACG GTATCACCCAGAATCTCGCTTACCTCAAGGAACTTGGAATGGACGGCGTTTGGCTTTCGCCGATCTTCGAATCCCCGATGCGAGACTTCGGATACGATATCTCTAGCTTCTACAGGATACAACCAGAGTATGGCGATTTGAGTGCCTTCGGACGGCTGGTGAACAAAACCAAAGAGCTCGGCCTGCGTCTGATTCTCGATTTCGTACCGAACCACACCAGTGACAAGCACGAGTTCTTCAATCTGTCGGTACACCGGGTTGAACCGTACACGAATTACTACGTCTGGCACCCGGGTGTAGAGGGACCGAACGGTACTCGCGTTCCGCCTTCAAACTGGATTAGCGTGTTTCGTGGCTCCGCCTGGGAATGGAACGACATTCGTAAAGAATTCTACCTGCACCAGTTCTTGAAGGAACAACCCGATTTGAACTACCGCAATCCAGCGGTggtagaagaaatgaaaaatgttcTCCGTTTCTGGCTGGACAGAGGAGTTGGAGGTTTCAGAATTGATGCTGTTCCCTACCTGTTCGAAAGTGCTGAAGTTAGCGGTCGCTATCGGGATGAACCGCTAAGCAGGGCTACAGATGACCCAGAAAACCCTGCCTATCTAGTTCATACTCAAACTTTCGATCAACCGGAAACATTTGACATGGCCTACCAATGGCGTGCCGTGCTCGATGAATACAGTGTCAGGGACAACAATACACGCATCATGATGACCGAAGGTTACTCAACTGTTGATAAAGTTGTCGAATTATTTGGGAACAGCACCGTTAATGGGTCAAACATTCCGTTCAACTTCCAACTGATGAGTATCCTTAACAAAAATAGCACTGCAGCCGATTTCGCTAGGGCCGTGAACATTTGGCTGAACGCATTACCGGCTGGTAGACGTTCGAATTGGGTTCTCGGAAATCATGACAACCCCCGTATCGGGACTCGTCTCGGGAAAAACAAAATCGATTTGTACAATATAGCACTGCAGACTCTGCCAGATATTGCCGTTACCTATTACGGTGAGGAGATCGGTATGCTGGATCAGTATATTCCTTGGGAAAAAACGATTGACCCGGCTGGATGCCGAACATCACCGGAAACCTTCACGCAGTACTCCCGGGATCCCGTTCGTACTCCTATGCAGTGGAACAGCAAGCGAAATGCCGGATTCTCTCTGGCGAATCAAACTTGGCTGCCAGCGTCTGACAACTACCGACATCTTAACGTTTATCAGCAAAGTCGCGCCAGAAAGAGTCATCTGAAAATATTCAAACAACTCACCAAGTTCCGCAAGGGTCCAATTCTTTCTCTCGGTGATTTCGATATGCGTCTAGTCAACAAACAGCTGGTGGCATACCAACGGAACCTGAAGAACGTTGGATTCGTAGTTGTGGTCCTGAACTTTGCCAAACAACCACAGCGTATCAATTTGCCTAGCGTTTTCGGAAAACTTCCACGCCATTTGCAGGTGGTGACTTCTTCGCTGCAGGTGCGCACCGCGGATCG TTCTCGGATTAACCCAAGAACTTATAGATTGGCAGGAGAGAGTGGCATTGTGCTTCTCCATAGACATCCCAAACGGAAGCCCGCAGTACTCCGTAATTAA
- the LOC129730943 gene encoding isoleucine--tRNA ligase, cytoplasmic, which produces MDTVSMSDLHRLPETINFPAEEEKVLRYWRDEKVFETCLKQSQGKPRYTFYDGPPFATGLPHYGHILAGTVKDIVTRYAHQQGYHVERRFGWDCHGLPVEYEIDKALNIRGPDDVAKMGIKAYNTECRKIVMRYAKEWEEIVGRMGRWIDFKHDYKTLYPWYMESIWWVFKQLYVKGMVYQGVKVMPYSTACTTALSNFESGQNYKEVTDPAVFVTFPIVGDKDGAALVGWTTTPWTLPSNMSCCVNPDLIYARVKDVKTGKIYVLMECRVETLFKGPECYEVLERFPGNKLVGLKYEPLFDYFRKYETVAFRVLVDGYVTEDSGTGVVHQAPYFGEDDFRVCLANGVITRDQEIVCPVDPSGRFVDPVKDFEGQYVKDADKNIIKMLKEKGRLLLATQTKHNYPFCWRSDTPLIYKAVPSWFVRVEHMTKQLVSCSSQTYWVPEYVKEKRFGNWLRDARDWAISRNRYWGTPIPLWMSPDGKEIVCIGSIEELEKYSGVKVDDLHRETIDPIEIPSAVPGNPPLRRIPEVFDCWFESGSMPFAQNHYPFENASDFLTNNFPADFIAEGIDQTRGWFYTLLVISTALFNKPPFKNLNCTGLVLAADGQKMSKRKKNYPDPMEVVNKYGADALRLYLINSPVVRAENLRFKEEGVKDIIKDVFLPWFNAFRFLLQNIDRFEKEEKQVYRYDAMRHAEKRSNNVMDVWIISFKESLLQFFAKEMKAYHLYTVVPRLTKFIDQLTNWYVRMNRKRIKGEFGAEDCYHALDTLYDVLLAMVKMMAPFTPYLTEFMFQRLRLLNKDPVEGSVHYQMMPTAVNKYINLPIERAVSRMQAVVELGRIMRDRRTVPIKYPLTEVIIIHQTAEYLDDVKSLEYFILDELNVRKITYSSDKQKYGVKLRAEPDHKSLGIRLKNDFKQVLLAIKALTDEQISEQLKVGYFTVLGHRIELEELRLMYQFDESQAGGHNYEAHSDNDVLVLLDMTPNEELMKEGVAREIINRIQKLKKKAKLIPTDPVLIYYTVSKEGEIKSVAESHQEYIVNTVKSPFVPYGPEASSKEVLIEECQGLKGVQLNIVICSPKERPVPVSPWVNLVLDENIVPRYQQKLSRSATVLLVDAKGNQLTFDQLNAEIHCLFGLNDQSYNILTSEGQTLTSVDNKLNQQTLYITRGSAIPQGWKPAKVPCCAFRNVDYKDKQTTVLEENPAGVKLNTEQVLKEVFTN; this is translated from the exons ATGGACACTGTGAGTATGAGTGATTTGCATCGGCTGCCGGAGACTATCAATTTCCcggcagaagaggaaaaagtTTTACGCTACTGGCGGGATGAAAAGGTTTTTGAAACGTGCTTAAAACAATCCCAGGGAAAACCACG ATATACGTTTTACGATGGACCCCCTTTTGCCACCGGCTTGCCCCACTATGGGCATATTCTGGCGGGTACGGTTAAAGACATTGTGACTCGGTACGCCCACCAGCAGGGATACCATGTGGAACGACGGTTTGGCTGGGATTGTCACGGTCTGCCGGTGGAGTACGAAATCGATAAGGCGCTGAATATCCGCGGGCCGGACGATGTGGCTAAAATGGGAATTAAGGCGTACAACACCGAGTGCCGCAAGATTGTCATGCGGTACGCTAAGGAATGGGAAGAGATTGTCGGTCGAATGGGTCGCTGGATTGACTTTAAGCATGACTACAAGACACTGTATCCGTGGTACATGGAGTCTATTTGGTGGGTGTTTAAGCAGCTTTATGTAAAAGGAATGGTCTACCAGGGGGTAAAGGTGATGCCTTACTCGACGGCTTGCACAACTGCGTTGTCTAATTTCGAGTCTGGACAGAACTACAAGGAGGTTACGGATCCGGCCGTGTTTGTTACGTTTCCGATAGTGGGTGATAAAGATGGG GCTGCCCTTGTTGGTTGGACAACGACACCCTGGACTTTGCCTTCTAATATGTCCTGCTGCGTTAATCCAGATTTGATCTACGCTAGAGTGAAAGATGTTAAGACTGGTAAAATATACGTGCTGATGGAGTGTCGAGTCGAAACTCTTTTTAAAGGACCGGAATGTTATGAGGTGCTGGAACGTTTTCCAGGAAACAAACTGGTTGGTTTGAAGTACGAACCGTTGTTCGATTATTTCCGGAAATATGAAACAGTTGCGTTCCGAGTGCTGGTGGATGGCTATGTTACGGAAGATTCTGGTACTGGCGTGGTTCATCAGGCGCCTTACTTTGGTGAAGATGATTTCCGAGTATGTCTGGCTAATGGAGTCATTACGCGGGATCAGGAAATTGTTTGCCCGGTAGATCCAAGCGGTAGATTTGTGGATCCTGTTAAGGATTTTGAAGGACAGTACGTTAAGGATGCGGATAAGAATATCATCAAAATGTTGAAAGAGAAAGGTCGGCTGCTTTTGGCTACACAAACAAAGCACAATTATCCGTTCTGTTGGCGATCAGATACACCTTTAATTTATAAGGCCGTCCCGTCTTGGTTTGTTCGGGTGGAACACATGACAAAGCAGTTGGTCAGTTGCAGTTCTCAGACATATTGGGTACCGGAGTACGTCAAGGAAAAACGTTTTGGAAACTGGCTGCGTGATGCCCGGGATTGGGCTATCAGCAGAAATCGCTATTGGGGAACTCCCATTCCTTTGTGGATGTCTCCCGATGGGAAAGAAATTGTTTGCATTGGCAGTATCGAAGAACTGGAGAAATATTCCGGAGTGAAGGTGGACGATTTGCACCGGGAGACTATTGATCCCATTGAGATTCCATCCGCCGTTCCGGGGAATCCACCGCTCAGACGTATTCCAGAGGTATTTGATTGCTGGTTTGAGTCCGGATCTATGCCTTTCGCCCAGAACCATTATCCGTTCGAGAATGCTTCTGATTTCTTAACCAACAACTTTCCGGCCGATTTCATCGCCGAAGGAATCGATCAGACTCGGGGCTGGTTTTACACTCTTTTGGTCATTTCGACGGCGTTGTTTAATAAACCACCGTTCAAGAATTTAAACTGTACCGGACTCGTGCTGGCTGCCGATGGGCAGAAGATGAGCAAACGCAAGAAGAATTATCCGGATCCGATGGAGGTAGTGAATAAGTACGGGGCGGATGCACTTCGGCTGTATTTGATCAACTCACCGGTCGTTCGCGCTGAAAATCTCAG ATTCAAAGAGGAGGGTGTTAAAGACATCATCAAGGATGTGTTCTTACCGTGGTTCAACGCATTCCGCTTCCTGCTGCAGAACATCGACCGGTTCGAGAAGGAGGAGAAGCAGGTTTATCGCTACGATGCGATGCGTCATGCCGAAAAGCGTTCCAACAATGTGATGGACGTTTGGATTATTTCGTTCAAAGAATCATTGCTTCAATTTTTCGCCAAGGAAATGAAAGCCTATCATCTGTATACTGTTGTTCCTCGGTTGACCAAATTTATCGATCAGCTAACCAATTGGTATGTACGCATGAACCGGAAACGCATCAAGGGGGAGTTCGGGGCCGAGGATTGCTATCACGCGTTGGATACGCTGTACGATGTTTTGCTAGCGATGGTAAAGATGATGGCTCCGTTCACTCCCTATTTGACTGAATTCATGTTTCAACGGCTACGATTGTTGAATAAGGATCCCGTCGAAGGAAGCGTGCATTACCAGATGATGCCTACCGCCGTAAATAAATACATAAACTTACCGATCGAGAGAGCAGTGTCTCGGATGCAAGCGGTTGTTGAACTGGGAAGAATTATGCGCGATCGAAGAACCGTTCCGATCAAGTACCCTCTGACGGAGGTTATCATTATTCACCAAACAGCGGAGTACTTAGATGATGTAAAGTCCTTGGAATATTTCATTCTGGATGAGTTGAACGTGCGAAAGATTACATACAGTTCGGATAAACAGAAATATGGTGTGAAGCTAAGAGCTGAGCCTGACCATAAATCGTTAGGAATTCGGCTAAAGAATGATTTTAAGCAGGTTCTGCTCGCAATTAAGGCACTAACGGATGAACAGATCAGCGAACAGCTTAAGGTTGGCTATTTTACCGTGCTTGGACATCGCATTGAATTGGAAGAACTTAGATTGATGTATCAGTTTGATGAATCGCAAGCTGGAGGTCATAACTACGAAGCGCACAGCGATAACGATGTTTTGGTTTTATTGGATATGACTCCCAATGAAGAACTCATGAAGGAAGGAGTCGCTCGGGAAATCATCAATCGCAttcaaaaattaaagaaaaaagccaaacttatTCCGACCGATCCGGTTTTGATCTACTACACTGTCAGTAAAGAAGGCGAGATAAAGAGCGTTGCTGAAAGCCATCAAGAATATATTGTGAATACTGTTAAATCTCCGTTTGTGCCGTACGGACCGGAAGCCAGCTCGAAAGAAGTTTTAATAGAAGAATGTCAAGGACTCAAAGGAGTTCAGCTAAATATAGTAATCTGTTCACCTAAGGAACGTCCGGTACCAGTCAGTCCTTGGGTAAATCTAGTACTGGATGAAAACATAGTGCCACGGTATCAACAAAAACTGTCCAGATCGGCTACGGTTCTGCTGGTGGATGCTAAGGGCAACCAACTAACCTTCGACCAGTTAAACGCCGAAATTCATTGCTTATTTGGATTGAATGACCAGTCCTACAATATACTGACATCGGAGGGACAAACGCTGACTTCGGTGGATAACAAATTGAACCAGCAGACGTTATATATTACTCGCGGCTCGGCTATACCTCAGGGCTGGAAACCGGCAAAGGTACCGTGCTGTGCATTTCGAAACGTGGACTACAAGGACAAGCAAACAACGGTGCTTGAGGAAAACCCCGCTGGAGTGAAACTAAACACCGAACAGGTGTTGAAGGAAGTATTTACTAATTGA